A region of Mugil cephalus isolate CIBA_MC_2020 chromosome 3, CIBA_Mcephalus_1.1, whole genome shotgun sequence DNA encodes the following proteins:
- the LOC125005695 gene encoding gamma-aminobutyric acid receptor-associated protein-like 2 has protein sequence MKWMFKEDHSLEHRCIESAKIRSKYPDRVPVIVEKVSGSQIVDIDKRKYLVPSDITVAQFMWIIRKRIQLPSEKAIFLFVDKTVPQSSITMGQLYEKEKDEDGFLYVAYSGENTFGF, from the exons ATGAAATGGATGTTCAAAGAGGATCACTCGTTGG aacaTCGGTGCATAGAATCCGCCAAGATCCGCAGCAAGTACCCTGACAGGGTCCCG GTGATCGTGGAGAAGGTGTCCGGGTCTCAGATAGTCGACATCGATAAGAGGAAGTACCTGGTGCCCTCGGACATCACAGTGGCTCAGTTCATGTGGATCATCAGGAAACGCATCCAGCTGCCATCAGAGAAGGCCATCTTCCTGTTTGTGGACAAGACGGTGCCTCAGTCCAG TATCACGATGGGGCAGCTGTACGAGAAGGAGAAGGACGAGGACGGCTTTTTATACGTGGCGTACAGCGGCGAAAACACCTTTGGTTTTTAG
- the LOC125005717 gene encoding C-C motif chemokine 13-like, which translates to MKTLLILTLLTLDCFLLLRHVAAASVAVDLLSKSSCCPEDIKPVIIPKHMVQRVEMSPDHCKTKAMIVTTKKNVVICVDPESKFAQKHLKDFLKSTPPPNSTTSSSTTSSSTTSSSKKN; encoded by the exons ATGAAGACACTACTGATCCTCACACTCCTGACTCTTGACTGCTTTCTGCTTCTTCGTCATGTTGCTGCCG cttcagTTGCTGTGGACTTATTGAgtaaaagcagctgctgtccaGAGGATATCAAACCAGTAATCATCCCCAAGCACATGGTGCAGCGTGTAGAGATGAGCCCAGACCACTGCAAAACCAAAGCCATGAT AGTCACAACTAAGAAGAATGTTGTCATCTGCGTTGATCCTGAATCAAAGTTTGCACAGAAGCATCTGAAAGACTTCCTGAAATCAACTCCACCACCCAACTCCACCACATCCAGCTCCACCACATCCAGCTCCACCACATCCAGCTCCAAgaagaattaa
- the nqo1 gene encoding NAD(P)H dehydrogenase [quinone] 1: MAQKTALIVFAHQSPASFNAAVLDVSVQELTQQGYRVIVSDLYATNFRANATRDDIIGDLRNPDLFQYGEETMWAWKERRLSSDIMEEQRKVEEAELVIFQFPLYWFSVPAVMKGWMDRVLTQGFAFSLEKMYNNGIFKDKKAMLSFTTGATQTMFQADGINGDINVTLWPLQNGTLHFCGFQVLAPQIFWSPAHCPAAGRAAMLEAWRARLKGLQEEKPLTFAPCELFDLSFAGGFLLRPEVKKEKELQPFGITTGHHLGKPLPPDNQTRASQDQEPGCSSNL; encoded by the exons CTCAGAAGACGGCTCTGATCGTGTTCGCCCACCAGAGTCCAGCTTCTTTCAACGCCGCCGTCCTGGACGTGTCTGTTCAGGAGTTGACCCAGCAGGGCTACAGGGTCATCGTGTCCGACCTTTACGCCACGAACTTCAGAGCCAACGCCACCAGAGACGACATCATCG GGGACCTGAGGAACCCGGATCTGTTCCAGTATGGAGAGGAGACCATGTGGGCCTGGAAGGAGAGACGCCTCAGCTCTGACATcatggaggagcagaggaaagtggaggaggcggagctagTCATCTTCCAG TTTCCTTTGTACTGGTTCAGTGTTCCTGCCGTCATGAAGGGCTGGATGGACCGAGTCCTCACACAAGGCTTCGCTTTCTCCCTGGAGAAGATGTACAACAACGGCATCTTCAAG GATAAGAAAGCCATGTTGTCTTTCACCACTGGAGCAACACAGACGATGTTTCAGGCCGACGGCATCAATGGAGACATCAACGTCACTCTGTGGCCTCTGCAG AACGGCACGCTGCATTTCTGTGGTTTCCAGGTTCTGGCTCCTCAGATCTTCTGGAGTCCGGCTCACTGTCCGGCCGCCGGTCGAGCCGCGATGCTCGAGGCTTGGCGAGCTCGGCTCAAAGGCCTGCAGGAAGAGAAGCCTTTGACCTTTGCCCCCTGCGAGCTCTTCGACCTCAGCTTTGCCGGGGGGTTCCTGCTGAGGCCCgaggtgaagaaggagaaagagctgCAGCCGTTTGGCATCACCACGGGACATCACCTCGGGAAACCGCTGCCGCCCGACAACCAGACCAGAGCCTCGCAGGACCAAGAGCCAGGCTGCAGCTCCAACCTCTGA